A window of Thermoproteota archaeon contains these coding sequences:
- a CDS encoding disulfide bond formation protein B, whose amino-acid sequence MSTKAISLTIAFIALVGILLSFYTEFVQGIRPCLSCYTLRFSYIAIFLISLAYFKFKRASYLILAISLLIIGISSWGILGFLGYQSNPCIEACTLSIELNVSYRLFSLALLGGIIELVLALLLIRYGS is encoded by the coding sequence ATGTCCACCAAGGCAATCTCCCTTACTATAGCGTTCATAGCTTTAGTAGGGATCCTCCTGAGCTTCTATACGGAGTTCGTTCAGGGCATCAGACCGTGCCTCTCCTGCTATACCCTTAGGTTCAGCTACATCGCGATATTTCTAATATCACTGGCTTACTTCAAGTTTAAGAGGGCATCCTACTTGATTCTAGCCATATCCCTGCTCATCATCGGCATTTCCAGCTGGGGGATACTCGGTTTCTTGGGATACCAGAGTAATCCGTGTATAGAGGCGTGCACCCTATCTATCGAGCTAAACGTGAGCTACAGACTGTTCTCCCTAGCCCTGCTCGGGGGCATCATAGAGTTAGTCCTAGCGCTGCTACTAATCAGGTACGGTAGTTGA
- the cutA gene encoding divalent-cation tolerance protein CutA — MEREGDAEKLASSLLGEKLAACISFFQVRSLYWWKGKIERAQEFLLIIKTADELMDRLIEYLTGIHPYDVPEIVVLPVERVWEAYERWLRDVTLR, encoded by the coding sequence GTGGAGCGGGAGGGAGATGCCGAGAAACTTGCGTCCTCACTGTTAGGAGAGAAGCTAGCTGCATGCATCTCTTTCTTCCAAGTTAGAAGCTTGTACTGGTGGAAAGGGAAGATAGAGAGGGCTCAAGAGTTCCTCCTGATTATCAAGACCGCTGATGAATTGATGGATAGGTTGATAGAGTATCTGACCGGGATACATCCTTACGATGTTCCCGAGATAGTGGTCCTCCCCGTGGAGAGGGTATGGGAGGCGTATGAGAGGTGGTTGAGGGATGTCACGCTACGATAG
- a CDS encoding RNA repair domain-containing protein, whose amino-acid sequence MRKGRVRSILESMVWDPRVKPEEFRIVFVSRGSSNDLEEVRGDEIEVRSDRVILKDGREIPHHRIVAIWRGRELLYLKEDV is encoded by the coding sequence GTGAGAAAAGGCAGGGTCAGGTCTATCCTAGAGTCGATGGTGTGGGATCCTAGGGTGAAGCCTGAAGAGTTTAGAATAGTATTCGTGAGCAGAGGGTCCTCAAACGACCTAGAAGAGGTGAGAGGGGACGAGATCGAAGTGAGGAGCGATAGGGTGATACTGAAGGACGGAAGGGAGATACCACACCATAGGATTGTTGCTATCTGGAGGGGAAGGGAACTCCTTTACCTCAAGGAGGACGTATGA
- a CDS encoding HesA/MoeB/ThiF family protein codes for MSRYDRQIPLIGEDGQRRLSNSLVAIVGLGGIGSPLALYLGGAGVNLRLIDGDLVSLDNLHRQILYGEDDVGLPKALVAEREIKRRNKEIEVEGIPEPLTEGNIGDVLSGVDLVLDATDNFATRYLINEYSVSHRIPFIYSAISGFYFAVTFIVPRETPCLRCMFPNVQDRGPVPVLGMTPAQVASIAAVEAVKYLAGMEPSLKGKLLMGDLRTMEYTEIKVERDPKCPVCSRLFTGGP; via the coding sequence ATGTCACGCTACGATAGGCAGATCCCACTCATAGGGGAAGATGGTCAGAGGAGGCTGAGTAATTCACTCGTAGCAATCGTGGGGCTGGGAGGTATAGGTTCTCCCTTGGCCCTCTATTTGGGAGGTGCTGGAGTTAATCTAAGGCTAATAGACGGCGATCTCGTCAGTTTGGATAATCTTCACAGGCAGATCCTGTACGGGGAGGATGACGTGGGTTTACCCAAGGCTCTAGTTGCTGAAAGGGAGATCAAGAGGAGGAATAAGGAGATAGAGGTGGAGGGAATACCCGAGCCCCTCACCGAGGGTAATATAGGCGATGTGCTCTCGGGGGTCGATCTAGTACTCGATGCGACGGACAACTTCGCCACTAGGTACCTGATAAATGAGTATTCCGTTTCTCACAGGATTCCCTTCATCTACTCCGCTATCTCCGGCTTTTATTTCGCAGTAACGTTCATAGTTCCTAGGGAGACTCCCTGCTTGAGGTGCATGTTCCCAAACGTCCAAGACAGGGGCCCTGTTCCGGTCTTGGGGATGACTCCGGCTCAGGTCGCCTCCATAGCAGCCGTGGAGGCCGTGAAGTACTTAGCTGGCATGGAACCCTCTCTTAAAGGTAAGTTGCTGATGGGAGATCTCAGGACGATGGAGTACACGGAAATAAAAGTGGAGAGGGATCCCAAGTGCCCGGTCTGTAGCAGGCTGTTCACAGGAGGTCCTTGA
- a CDS encoding metallophosphoesterase yields MKVLAVSDVHAPVWLKDLENAVSRKQKGEYLILIAGDMVDRGNYKQYRRVVDVLEGLGDVRMVAVFGNDEYDSVKDAIREENPEVTFLDDESIVLEVEGRRVGIVGSRGSLELPTTWQKRNIPGIEKIYSERLRVIGEMLRELREKVDVTVLLTHYATTTKTMKGENPRAWRYLGHRGFERYMKEGLVDVAVHGHVHNGSKTARVGNTKVYNVAFPIWWELVEIDLRSERISIEEFLSK; encoded by the coding sequence ATGAAAGTGCTGGCAGTGTCCGATGTACATGCGCCCGTATGGCTGAAGGATCTAGAGAATGCTGTGAGTAGGAAGCAGAAAGGAGAGTACCTCATCCTGATAGCAGGTGACATGGTAGATAGAGGGAACTACAAGCAGTATCGAAGGGTAGTGGATGTCTTGGAGGGTCTAGGAGATGTCAGGATGGTGGCTGTCTTCGGCAATGACGAGTACGATAGTGTGAAGGATGCCATAAGGGAGGAGAACCCTGAGGTAACGTTTCTCGATGATGAGAGCATAGTTTTGGAGGTGGAGGGGCGGAGGGTAGGCATAGTTGGGTCCAGAGGGAGTCTGGAACTCCCTACTACGTGGCAAAAGAGAAACATCCCAGGGATAGAGAAGATCTACAGCGAGAGGTTGAGGGTGATAGGAGAGATGCTCAGAGAGCTCAGGGAAAAGGTTGATGTAACAGTTCTCCTTACCCACTACGCCACCACGACGAAGACCATGAAGGGTGAGAATCCCAGGGCTTGGAGGTACTTGGGCCACAGGGGGTTCGAGAGGTACATGAAAGAGGGGCTCGTAGACGTTGCTGTCCACGGACATGTTCACAACGGGAGTAAGACCGCTAGAGTCGGCAATACCAAGGTATACAATGTGGCCTTCCCCATTTGGTGGGAACTGGTTGAGATAGATCTGAGGAGCGAGCGCATTTCAATAGAGGAGTTCCTGTCCAAGTAG